GTGCCGACCGCGGTGTAGCGGGTCATCGCCGCGAGGCCCCGGCCGCCGGGCGAGGCCAGGAACGCGTCGATCTCCGCGTCGGTGAAGTTGGCGCCCGCGCGGCCCTGCGCCAGCATGGCGCGGGCACGGGCGCGGTAGGCCACGGTCCGCTGGGCCTCGGCCTCGTCGTGGTCTTCGGCCGCGAACGCGTTCGCCCCGGCGATCACGTACGGCTCGGCCAGCTGCGCGGAGGGCTGGAACCGCTCCCGGTACAGCGCGACGGCCTGGTGCAGGGCGTCCGGGGCGAAGTGCGACGCGAACGCGTACGGCAGCCCGAGCTGCGCGGCCAGCTGCGCCCCGAACAGCGACGACCCGAGGATGTAGAGCGGCACCACGCCCTCGGCCCGCGGCACCGAGCGCACACCGTGCACGGCCTTGCCGCTGAGGTACGCCTGCAGCTCCAGCACGTCCTGCGGGAAGGAGTCGGCGGAGGACGGGTCGCGCCGCAGCGCCACGGTGGTCTGCTGGTCGCTGCCCGGCGCGCGCCCGAGCCCGAGGTCGATCCGCCCGGGGAACAGCGTCTCCAGGGTGCCGAACTGCTCGGCGATCACCAGCGGCGAGTGGTTGGGCAGCATGATCCCGCCCGCACCGAGGCGGATCGACGAGGTGTGCTCGGCGACGTGCCCGATCAGCACGCTGGTCGCGCTGGAGGCGATGGAGGCCATGTTGTGGTGCTCGGCGTACCAGACCCGCCGGTAGCCGCTGCGCTCGGCGGCCTGCGCGAGCGTCACGCTGGCCGCGAAGCTCTCCCGCGCCGTCTGGCCGGGCGCGATCGGTGCGAGGTCCAGGACGGACAGGACTGGGGACATGACGGCTCACCTTTTCTGCGTCACGGGTGGCGCGGCGCCGGAATCCTTCGACATATCGCTATTTTCCGAAATTACGCTCGCCGCCGGAACGTCCGCACCATGACACCGCTCACGGGCCCGCGGCCCGTGAGCAGTGCGCACCTCAGGCCAGCGCGCGCAGCCGGGGCAGCACGTCCTCGGCGAACTGGGTGAGGAAACGTTCCTGGTCGTGGCCGGGACCGTGGAAGACGAGGTGGTTCAGGCCCGCGTCCAGGTACGGCTTGATCTGCGCGACCGCCTCGTCCGGGTCGGACGCCACGATCCAGCGCTTGGCGACCTGCTCGATCGGCAGCTCGTCGGCCAGCCGTTCCATCTCCTCGGCCGAGGAGACCGAGTGCTTCTGCTCCGGGGTCAGCGACAACGGCGCCCAGAACCGGGTGTTCTCCAGCGCGGTGGCGTGGTCGCGGTCGTAGGACATCTTGATCTCGATCATCTTGTCGATGCCCGCCACGTCCCGCTCCGCCGCGGCCGCCCCCTCCGCCACCGCCGGCATCAGCTTGTCGGTGTAGAGCTCCATGCCCTTGCCGGAGGTGCAGATAAACCCGTCCCCCGCGCGGCCGGCGTACTTCGCGACGACCGGGCCGCCCGCGGCCACGTACACCGGGACCGGCTGCTCGGGCCGGTCGTAGATCTTGGCGTTGACCAGCTGGTAGTACTCGCCGTCGAAGGAGACGTCGTCGGTGGT
The sequence above is a segment of the Amycolatopsis viridis genome. Coding sequences within it:
- a CDS encoding LLM class flavin-dependent oxidoreductase, whose amino-acid sequence is MSPVLSVLDLAPIAPGQTARESFAASVTLAQAAERSGYRRVWYAEHHNMASIASSATSVLIGHVAEHTSSIRLGAGGIMLPNHSPLVIAEQFGTLETLFPGRIDLGLGRAPGSDQQTTVALRRDPSSADSFPQDVLELQAYLSGKAVHGVRSVPRAEGVVPLYILGSSLFGAQLAAQLGLPYAFASHFAPDALHQAVALYRERFQPSAQLAEPYVIAGANAFAAEDHDEAEAQRTVAYRARARAMLAQGRAGANFTDAEIDAFLASPGGRGLAAMTRYTAVGTPDEVRAYLADFAAEAQADELILAHHAQDVADRVRSVELTALAMAAAV
- the fgd gene encoding glucose-6-phosphate dehydrogenase (coenzyme-F420); translation: MGLKVGYKASAEQFGPRDLVEYAVRAEELGLDSVMVSDHFLPWRHEGGHAPFALSWMSAVAERTSRVQIGTSVLTPTFRYNPAVIAQAFATMSLLSGGRVILGVGTGEALNEIAVSGREWPEFKERFARLREAISLMRELWTTDDVSFDGEYYQLVNAKIYDRPEQPVPVYVAAGGPVVAKYAGRAGDGFICTSGKGMELYTDKLMPAVAEGAAAAERDVAGIDKMIEIKMSYDRDHATALENTRFWAPLSLTPEQKHSVSSAEEMERLADELPIEQVAKRWIVASDPDEAVAQIKPYLDAGLNHLVFHGPGHDQERFLTQFAEDVLPRLRALA